The Salvia splendens isolate huo1 chromosome 21, SspV2, whole genome shotgun sequence genome includes a window with the following:
- the LOC121785572 gene encoding protein disulfide isomerase-like 2-3, which yields MEKSPLIALLLLSLAGNLGVYALYGPSSPVVQLNPNNFKSKVLNSNGIVLVEFFAPWCGHCKALTPAWEKAATVLKGVATVAALDADAHQSLAQEYGIKGFPTIKVFAPGKPPADYQGARDAKPIVEFALKQVKTLLKERLDGKSGGGSSQKSEPSASVELNSRNFDELVLKSKELWVVEFFAPWCGHCKKLAPEWKKAANSLKGQVKLGHVDCDADKSLMSRYNVQGFPTIFVFGADKDSPVPYEGARTASAIESFALEQLEANAAPPEVTELTSPDVIEEKCGLAAICFVAFLPDILDSKAEGRNRYLEIMLSVAEKFRKSPYSFLWAAAGKQPNFEQHVGVGGYGYPALVALNLKKKAYAPLKSAFERDQISEFVKEAGRGGKGTLPLAADPELVKTEPWDGKDGEIIEEDEFSLEELMGEDTASKDEL from the exons ATGGAGAAATCGCCGTTGATCGCACTTCTCCTTCTCTCATTGGCCGGGAATCTCGGCGTTTATGCACTGTACGGACCTTCCTCCCCTGTTGTTCAGCTAAACCCTAACAATTTCAAGTCCAAG GTACTCAATTCAAATGGTATAGTTTTAGTTGAGTTTTTCGCACCATGGTGTGGTCATTGTAAAGCCCTGACACCTGCGTGGGAGAAGGCGGCTACTGTCTTGAAAGGTGTGGCAACTGTGGCGGCTTTAGATGCCGATGCTCACCAGTCACTAGCTCAG GAATATGGGATTAAAGGATTTCCTACCATCAAGGTCTTTGCACCAGGAAAACCCCCTGCAGATTATCAAGGAGCTAGAGATGCCAAGCCTATTGTTGAATTTGCGTTGAAACAG GTCAAAACACTCCTGAAAGAACGTCTGGATGGGAAATCAGGAGGAGGATCAAGTCAGAAATCAGAACCAAGTGCATCAGTTGAACTGAACTCACGCAACTTTGATGAATTGGTACTCAAAAGCAAGGAACTATGGGTTGTGGAGTTCTTTGCTCCTTG GTGTGGTCACTGCAAGAAGCTTGCTCCTGAGTGGAAGAAGGCAGCTAACAGTCTCAAGGGTCAGGTGAAGTTGGGCCATGTTGACTGTGATGCAGATAAG TCTTTGATGAGCAGGTATAATGTCCAAGGTTTTCCCACTATTTTTGTGTTTGGAGCCGACAAAGACAGCCCCGTTCCATATGAAGGTGCAAGAACTGCGTCAGCAATTGAATCTTTCGCTCTGGAGCAGCTGGAAGCAAATGCTGCCCCTCCTGAAGTGACTGAATTGACTAGCCCA GACGTTATTGAAGAGAAGTGTGGCTTAGCTGCCATCTGCTTCGTAGCCTTCCTCCCCGACATATTGGACTCGAAGGCGGAGGGTAGAAACAGATACCTCGAGATTATGCTATCGGTTGCAGAGAAGTTTAGAAAGAGTCCTTACAG TTTTCTCTGGGCTGCTGCGGGGAAGCAGCCCAATTTTGAGCAGCACGTTGGCGTCGGAGGCTACGGTTATCCCGCTCTAGTGGCACTCAACTTGAAGAAGAAAGCCTACGCCCCACTCAAGAGCGCATTTGAACGTGACCAGATATC AGAGTTTGTCAAAGAAGCCGGACGAGGTGGAAAGGGCACTCTGCCTCTAGCCGCTGACCCGGAGCTGGTGAAGACCGAACCGTGGGATGGCAAAGACGGCGAGATAATCGAGGAAGACGAGTTCTCGCTCGAAGAACTGATGGGAGAGGACACTGCCAGCAAAGATGAGCTTTAG
- the LOC121783431 gene encoding uncharacterized protein LOC121783431 — protein sequence MRGGFYRSMPRLRASGTSIMNSIAVSQLRRKAMDSMSSAQLTYSTIRDLFERHKVVFTVSTSIASVVTAWAGYSLRQLHQSRVEQKLESIEKAMKSNYQMEDPELRKLVSGSVSLPACLATAGTGLIIGLGLGWRGGVRYANRRFQREQMKLLGQLKPGRWPLKLFKRPILRRRLQENADKISEPIQKDALAQHSN from the exons ATGAGAGGAGGATTTTATAGAAGTATGCCGCGATTGAGGGCGTCGGGCACCTCGATTATGAACTCTATCGCAGTATCTCAGCTGAGAAGAAAAGCTATGGATTCTATGTCTTCTGCTCAGCTCACTTATTCTACCATAAGG GATTTATTTGAGAGGCATAAGGTGGTATTTACAGTCTCCACTTCCATTGCATCAGTTGTTACAGCTTGGGCAG GTTATTCTTTACGCCAGTTGCATCAGTCGAGAGTCGAGCAAAAGCTTGAATCAATTGAGAAAGCT ATGAAAAGCAATTATCAGATGGAAGATCCCGAGTTGAGGAAACTAGTCTCAGGATCTGTTAGTCTGCCAGCTTGTCTTGCAACTGCTGGAACTGGTTTGATTATCGG GTTAGGTTTGGGATGGCGAGGTGGAGTGAGGTATGCGAACAGGAGGTTCCAGAGGGAACAGATGAAGCTGCTCGGGCAGCTGAAGCCAGGAAGATGGCCGTTGAAGCTCTTTAAAAGGCCGATTCTGAGACGAAGACTTCAAGAAAATGCCGATAAGATTTCAGAGCCTATACAGAAGGATGCATTAGCTCAACATTCTAACTGA
- the LOC121783760 gene encoding thymidine kinase a-like: protein MAAPYRRPGEVHVIVGPMFAGKSTALLRRITAESDSGRTVAMIKSSKDTRYAVDAVVTHDGTKFPCWPLPDLLSFKLKIGANAYQKVDVIGIDEAQFFGDLYEFCCAAADLDGKTVVVAGLDGDYLRRSFGSVLDIIPLADTVTKLTARCELCGKRAFFTLRKTGDQQTELIGGADVYMPVCRLHYGNEQRGASVEAASGSKFGDAAVEELQKC, encoded by the exons ATGGCTGCCCCCTACCGCCGCCCAGGCGAGGTCCACGTCATCGTCGGACCTATGTTCGCCGGTAAATCAACCGCTCTCCTCCGTCGCATCACCGCGGAGTCTGATTCCGGCAG GACTGTGGCAATGATAAAGTCGAGTAAGGATACTCGATACGCGGTGGATGCAGTGGTGACGCATGATGGCACCAAGTTCCCTTGTTGGCCGCTGCCGGATCTCTTGTCGTTCAAGCTCAAAATTGGAGCCAACGCATATCAAAAA GTAGATGTGATTGGCATTGATGAAGCGCAATTTTTCGGTGACCTGTACGAATTCTGCTGTGCGGCAGCTGATCTTGATGGGAAAACTGTTGTAGTTGCTGGCCTTGATGGTGATTACTTGAG GAGGAGTTTTGGATCAGTGCTAGATATCATCCCGCTTGCTGATACTGTCACAAAGCTTACTGCACGGTGCGAGCTCTGTGGCAAACGTGCTTTCTTCACTCTCAGGAAGACGGGTGACCAGCAAACTGAGCTCATCGGTGGTGCTGATGTTTACATGCCCGTCTGTCGCCTGCACTATGGCAATGAGCAACGTGGTGCTTCCGTGGAAGCTGCATCAGGAAGCAAGTTTGGTGATGCCGCGGTTGAAGAATTGCAGAAATGTTGA